A DNA window from Parabacteroides johnsonii DSM 18315 contains the following coding sequences:
- a CDS encoding site-specific integrase, which translates to MKITIRTRTLRTGSRSIYLDFYDKGKRWNEYLNLFLIPDDEPDAKRLNEAAMAKANTIKSKRMLGIEEETNDDEQSELPKRVFADWLADHIEGIRRNPSYAASTYRNYRSTVNVIKAYLQHLRRQRLLMSKIDKGFVLGFIDFIEHTYRNTKSPDNPKEMSPHTLHLYQSTLVRMLNAAVKEGVLDRNPFYSLERKDRIGKQQAEKEYLTKEELMAFAEAPTVNETTKRAFLFCCFTGLRYSDVSALTWRDIRQGDNGWMVSVKAMQKTGKQVVIPLNQSAISLLPDRNGCKPSQKVFDMTCLSSCNKCLKKIAAAAGIEKKISYHTSRHTFAVLALAAGGDIYTVGKLLGHTSINSTQVYADAVMETKVEAISRISSYFSK; encoded by the coding sequence ATGAAAATAACGATACGAACACGGACGCTTCGGACGGGAAGTCGCTCGATATACCTTGACTTCTACGACAAGGGTAAGCGATGGAATGAATATCTTAACCTATTCCTCATACCGGATGATGAGCCGGATGCGAAAAGGCTAAATGAGGCTGCTATGGCAAAGGCCAACACCATAAAATCCAAGCGTATGCTCGGTATAGAGGAGGAAACAAACGACGACGAACAATCGGAACTCCCCAAGCGTGTGTTTGCAGACTGGCTTGCCGACCATATAGAGGGGATTAGACGCAATCCGTCTTATGCCGCATCCACATACCGTAACTACCGTTCAACCGTAAATGTGATAAAGGCGTATTTGCAGCACCTCCGCAGACAGCGGTTGCTGATGTCTAAAATAGACAAAGGCTTTGTCCTCGGCTTTATTGACTTCATAGAGCATACCTACCGCAACACCAAATCGCCAGACAATCCAAAGGAAATGTCGCCCCATACGCTGCATCTCTACCAGTCCACGTTGGTGCGTATGCTCAATGCGGCTGTAAAAGAGGGGGTATTGGATAGAAATCCATTCTACTCGTTGGAGCGGAAAGACCGAATCGGCAAGCAACAGGCCGAAAAAGAATATCTGACCAAAGAGGAACTGATGGCGTTTGCCGAAGCTCCTACCGTCAATGAAACGACCAAACGGGCTTTCCTGTTCTGCTGCTTCACCGGGTTGCGATACAGCGATGTGAGCGCATTGACATGGCGTGACATCAGGCAGGGAGATAACGGCTGGATGGTGTCTGTAAAGGCCATGCAAAAGACAGGCAAACAGGTGGTAATACCTCTGAATCAATCAGCGATAAGCCTGCTGCCGGACAGAAACGGTTGCAAACCGAGCCAAAAGGTATTTGACATGACTTGTTTGAGTTCCTGCAACAAATGTCTGAAAAAGATTGCCGCTGCTGCTGGTATAGAGAAAAAAATCAGCTATCACACGAGCCGCCATACATTCGCAGTTTTGGCACTGGCCGCAGGTGGCGATATTTATACGGTGGGCAAATTGCTCGGGCACACAAGCATCAACTCAACGCAGGTCTATGCCGATGCTGTAATGGAAACAAAGGTTGAAGCAATCAGCCGGATTTCAAGCTATTTTTCCAAATAA
- a CDS encoding site-specific integrase — translation MARPKKVQKVKEPVRIRKRKLANGNMSLYLDVYVKGVRKVESLGLYLVPEQTPIDKQQNAHAMQVAGKIKAERILALQNHGVRQWNKVKRSCITLIDFLKEYEQEKFGFSASTLKGRRDLRLKVETYLNETCQPDIVLANVDADFCRGFIAFLRYAKNSVRKDGSTISNGAAHHHQAVLNGALNKAVREGILTSNPLKSLASKEKYQPSESIREYLTLEELKAAMAAPCPRDDVKRAFLFSCFTGLRLSDVRSLTWGKIIKAPDGHTLYIRVRMQKTQKLLNVPLSKEALDCLYPKDDADEPIFTLPAGASNIERNLTKWMQNAKITKHITYHCSRHSFATMMLTLGADIYTTSKLLGHANVNTTSIYAKIVDQKKIETVGLVDNFFSR, via the coding sequence ATGGCACGACCGAAGAAAGTGCAAAAGGTAAAAGAGCCTGTGCGCATCAGAAAGCGTAAGTTGGCCAATGGAAATATGAGCCTGTATCTTGATGTCTATGTGAAAGGGGTACGCAAAGTTGAATCCCTCGGATTGTACCTTGTGCCGGAACAGACACCGATTGACAAGCAACAGAACGCCCACGCCATGCAAGTGGCAGGGAAAATCAAGGCAGAACGGATTTTAGCCTTGCAGAACCACGGTGTGCGCCAGTGGAACAAGGTCAAGCGGTCGTGCATTACCCTCATTGATTTCCTGAAAGAGTACGAACAGGAGAAATTCGGTTTTTCTGCATCCACTTTGAAAGGCAGACGGGATTTGCGGCTCAAAGTCGAAACCTATCTAAACGAAACGTGCCAGCCCGATATTGTACTGGCCAATGTGGATGCGGACTTTTGCCGTGGCTTCATCGCTTTTCTGCGTTATGCGAAAAACAGCGTGCGCAAGGACGGCAGCACCATCAGCAACGGGGCGGCACACCACCATCAGGCCGTGTTGAATGGGGCTTTGAACAAGGCTGTCCGTGAAGGTATATTGACTTCCAATCCTTTGAAATCCTTGGCCTCGAAAGAGAAATACCAGCCCTCGGAAAGCATCAGGGAATACCTGACATTGGAGGAGTTGAAAGCGGCGATGGCCGCTCCATGCCCCCGTGATGATGTGAAAAGGGCATTTCTATTTTCCTGCTTCACCGGGCTTCGGTTGAGCGATGTGCGCTCTTTGACATGGGGTAAAATTATCAAGGCACCGGACGGGCATACCTTATATATAAGGGTAAGGATGCAAAAAACGCAGAAGTTGTTAAACGTGCCTCTGTCAAAGGAGGCTTTGGATTGCCTTTATCCTAAGGATGATGCCGACGAGCCGATTTTCACACTCCCTGCAGGAGCTTCCAATATAGAAAGAAACTTGACTAAGTGGATGCAGAACGCAAAGATAACCAAGCACATAACCTACCATTGCAGCCGCCATTCATTCGCAACGATGATGCTTACGCTCGGTGCGGACATCTACACAACATCCAAGCTACTCGGTCATGCCAACGTGAACACGACATCCATTTACGCCAAAATAGTTGACCAGAAGAAGATAGAAACGGTCGGACTTGTAGATAACTTCTTTTCAAGATAA